A part of Paenibacillus sp. 481 genomic DNA contains:
- the ggt gene encoding gamma-glutamyltransferase yields the protein MRTNFKKWTVLLMTTVMCFSIFSTTAGAANRPTTMAPNGIVTTPHYLASAAALEVLEEGGNAVDAAIAAQAALAVVYPQYTSMGGDAFWLIYNAKTQEVKALNASGRSGEKTTIDFYKNKGFDKIPSRGYLAANTVPGTVSGWGEAYKYAEKTMKLSMDWDELLERAIHYAEKGYPVTPNQERWTKTAMDPSNKELKDLGRFKTFTDVFMKPNGEYYKTGDVMVQKDLANTLKRIADKGAEEFYKGETAKRIAADIQANGGSLTYKDFADHKADWVNPISVDYRGYKAYNVPPNSQGMASLSILNILNNFDLKGMGEGTADYYHVMVEATKQAFADRDKWLTDPEFVKIPVDQLLSKEHGKNLAARIDMKKAAENVKPLDPKGDTVWLGIVDKDGNSVSVIQSHYFDWGAGVVAKDTGVLLQNRGSFFSLDKNHINDLEPKKRTFHTLNPAMLMKDGKPFMLYGTQGGEGQPQTQAALVTRFVDFGMTVQDAIEAPRWLHGRNWGESANGLRMEGRIPQSVMDEMIRRGHPVKKIEDYTDQVGQSGMVVIDPNTNVKFAGADPRGEGAAIGY from the coding sequence ATGCGAACTAATTTCAAAAAATGGACAGTATTGTTGATGACGACGGTAATGTGCTTCTCGATCTTCTCAACAACTGCTGGTGCAGCAAATCGTCCAACAACAATGGCACCGAACGGAATCGTTACAACTCCACACTACTTGGCTTCTGCTGCGGCGTTGGAGGTTCTTGAAGAAGGCGGTAATGCGGTTGATGCGGCTATCGCTGCACAAGCGGCTTTGGCGGTTGTGTATCCACAATACACAAGCATGGGCGGAGATGCATTCTGGCTCATCTACAACGCGAAGACTCAAGAAGTTAAAGCGTTGAACGCAAGTGGTCGCTCGGGCGAGAAGACGACAATCGATTTCTATAAAAATAAAGGCTTCGATAAAATTCCTTCCCGTGGTTACTTGGCAGCTAACACAGTTCCAGGTACGGTTTCTGGATGGGGCGAAGCTTACAAATATGCAGAAAAAACAATGAAATTGTCCATGGACTGGGATGAGTTGTTGGAGCGCGCAATCCACTATGCGGAAAAGGGCTATCCTGTAACACCTAACCAAGAAAGATGGACAAAAACGGCTATGGATCCTTCGAATAAAGAGTTGAAGGACTTGGGACGTTTCAAAACGTTTACGGACGTATTCATGAAGCCTAACGGCGAGTACTACAAAACAGGCGATGTTATGGTACAAAAAGATTTGGCTAACACGCTGAAGAGAATTGCTGATAAAGGCGCTGAAGAGTTCTACAAAGGCGAGACTGCTAAAAGAATCGCTGCTGACATTCAAGCTAACGGCGGCTCCTTGACTTACAAAGACTTTGCTGACCACAAAGCGGACTGGGTAAACCCAATCTCCGTTGACTACCGTGGCTACAAAGCTTACAACGTACCACCGAACTCTCAAGGTATGGCTTCCTTGTCTATCTTGAACATTTTGAACAACTTTGACTTGAAGGGTATGGGCGAAGGCACAGCTGACTACTACCACGTGATGGTTGAAGCTACAAAGCAAGCATTTGCTGACCGTGATAAATGGTTGACTGATCCAGAATTCGTTAAAATTCCAGTTGATCAATTGTTGTCCAAAGAGCATGGCAAAAACTTGGCTGCACGTATCGATATGAAAAAGGCAGCTGAAAATGTAAAACCGCTTGACCCTAAAGGTGACACAGTATGGTTGGGAATCGTTGATAAAGACGGTAACTCTGTATCCGTAATCCAGTCTCACTATTTTGACTGGGGCGCAGGCGTAGTTGCAAAAGACACAGGTGTTCTGTTGCAGAACCGTGGTAGCTTCTTCTCCTTGGATAAGAACCATATTAACGACTTGGAGCCTAAGAAACGCACATTCCATACATTGAACCCTGCAATGTTGATGAAAGACGGCAAGCCGTTCATGTTGTATGGTACGCAAGGTGGCGAGGGACAACCTCAGACACAAGCGGCACTTGTTACACGTTTCGTTGACTTCGGTATGACGGTTCAAGACGCTATTGAAGCACCAAGATGGTTGCACGGCCGTAACTGGGGAGAATCTGCTAACGGACTAAGAATGGAAGGTCGTATTCCACAATCCGTTATGGATGAAATGATTCGTCGTGGTCATCCGGTGAAGAAGATTGAAGACTACACAGACCAAGTTGGTCAATCCGGTATGGTCGTAATTGATCCGAACACCAACGTTAAATTTGCTGGCGCTGACCCACGTGGTGAAGGCGCAGCTATCGGCTATTAA
- a CDS encoding TetR/AcrR family transcriptional regulator, protein MSRKKHSNREIVVHVAAELFLTTGYQMTSMDDIVAASKVSKTNIYYHFKSKEDVLLTIIDRMVEYYSERTSSIVSQHHVSVVARIEFMLRMLCFDPFQRNCQAGCPFLTVFAQTARESEAVREKVRRFFMDQLIVIEQLLDEGIRIKQLNECLPVKQTAALIVAMWEGGQFLAQVDENELLLPHLFTSLEWMLTANMTAHHSV, encoded by the coding sequence ATGAGTCGAAAAAAACATTCTAATCGTGAAATTGTCGTTCATGTCGCTGCTGAACTTTTTTTAACAACTGGCTATCAAATGACAAGCATGGATGATATTGTAGCCGCAAGCAAAGTTTCCAAGACGAATATTTATTATCATTTTAAAAGTAAGGAGGATGTTCTGCTCACCATTATCGACCGGATGGTAGAGTACTATTCTGAAAGAACGTCATCTATCGTCTCCCAACATCACGTTTCCGTCGTCGCCCGCATTGAATTTATGCTTCGTATGTTATGCTTTGACCCTTTTCAGCGGAATTGCCAAGCAGGCTGCCCTTTTCTCACTGTGTTTGCCCAGACTGCCAGAGAAAGCGAAGCTGTTCGCGAGAAAGTAAGAAGATTTTTTATGGATCAACTGATTGTCATAGAGCAACTACTCGATGAAGGAATTCGGATCAAGCAACTAAATGAATGCTTGCCTGTAAAGCAGACTGCCGCACTCATCGTCGCGATGTGGGAGGGCGGACAGTTTCTTGCTCAAGTGGATGAAAATGAACTCCTCTTACCGCATCTTTTTACATCGTTGGAGTGGATGCTGACTGCAAATATGACAGCTCACCATTCGGTATAG